A window of the Lysinibacillus irui genome harbors these coding sequences:
- a CDS encoding GNAT family N-acetyltransferase, whose product MIRVSEEQYPTIKQMILRAPTFVYSILDQIIEGTVYADTTAFQTLLFHTKSGIYYIYGDINKTAVDQQLSYCFLESIKQKKRFTLFSSTAQWDTKIEQLFDGLIRKLERYTFSFDEDMYNQREKSEGHDYEVQPITEHLIKNSLEFGHAYYDEYWDSPANFLEKGFGFCLVHHHQIISEAVAIFKSNDYAEIDIMTDPNFRGQGLASMIAETFIDRCLAHAIKPCWDCDISNTASIYLGTKLGFTKPQKYSIFTKKEPTLSSKTS is encoded by the coding sequence ATGATAAGAGTCTCAGAGGAACAATATCCAACCATTAAACAAATGATTTTAAGAGCCCCAACATTTGTTTATAGTATACTAGATCAAATAATAGAAGGAACTGTCTATGCGGATACAACTGCTTTTCAAACTTTATTATTTCATACGAAATCAGGCATTTATTATATATATGGTGATATAAATAAGACTGCGGTTGATCAACAGCTTAGCTATTGCTTTCTAGAATCTATCAAGCAAAAGAAACGTTTTACTCTATTCTCTTCCACAGCACAGTGGGATACTAAAATTGAACAATTATTCGATGGGCTTATTAGAAAATTAGAGCGCTATACATTTTCATTTGATGAAGACATGTATAATCAACGTGAAAAAAGCGAGGGGCATGATTACGAGGTACAACCTATTACTGAACATCTTATAAAAAATTCATTGGAATTCGGGCATGCATATTATGATGAATATTGGGACTCTCCTGCGAATTTTCTTGAAAAAGGCTTTGGCTTTTGTTTAGTCCATCATCACCAAATAATTAGTGAAGCTGTCGCTATTTTTAAATCAAATGATTATGCGGAAATTGATATTATGACGGATCCGAATTTTAGAGGGCAGGGCTTAGCTAGTATGATTGCAGAAACATTTATTGACCGTTGTCTCGCACATGCTATAAAACCTTGTTGGGATTGCGATATTTCGAATACTGCGTCCATTTATCTTGGTACAAAGCTTGGTTTTACTAAGCCGCAAAAATACTCGATTTTTACTAAGAAGGAGCCCACGCTGTCCTCAAAAACATCGTGA
- a CDS encoding glycine betaine ABC transporter substrate-binding protein — MKLKTISKLGMALGLGFMLAACSGGDSGSSSGKTSDSKEVNLAYVEWDTEIASTNVVGQVLEDLGYDVTLTPLDNAIMWEAVSKGEADGMVAAWLPHTHASQYEKYKADLDELGENLAGAKIGLVVPSYMNVNSIEDLTNEADHTITGIEPGAGITAATEKAIEEYDNLADWNFITSSSGAMTTSLAKALKNEEEIVVTGWSPHWKFAKYDLKYLEDPKGVYGGEETINTFVRKGLKEDLPDVYSVLDNFHWTAEDLESVMLEVMDGKDPKDAAKEWVEANPDKVAEWTKDVKK, encoded by the coding sequence ATGAAACTAAAGACAATATCAAAGTTAGGAATGGCTCTAGGTCTAGGCTTCATGCTCGCTGCATGTAGTGGAGGCGATTCAGGCTCAAGCTCTGGAAAAACCAGTGATTCTAAGGAGGTAAACCTTGCCTATGTTGAGTGGGATACAGAAATCGCCTCAACGAATGTTGTTGGGCAAGTTCTCGAAGATTTAGGTTATGATGTGACATTAACTCCTTTAGATAATGCAATTATGTGGGAGGCTGTCTCTAAAGGGGAAGCTGACGGAATGGTTGCTGCATGGTTACCACATACACATGCATCACAGTACGAAAAATATAAAGCTGATTTAGATGAGCTTGGAGAAAACCTTGCTGGTGCAAAAATTGGCTTAGTTGTTCCAAGCTATATGAATGTGAACTCTATTGAAGATTTAACAAATGAAGCTGATCATACAATCACTGGGATTGAACCGGGTGCTGGTATTACGGCTGCTACGGAAAAAGCAATAGAAGAATATGATAATTTAGCAGATTGGAACTTTATTACTTCTTCTTCTGGCGCAATGACAACTTCATTGGCTAAGGCGCTGAAAAATGAAGAAGAGATTGTTGTCACAGGTTGGTCACCTCACTGGAAATTTGCGAAATATGATCTTAAATACTTAGAAGATCCAAAAGGTGTATATGGTGGAGAAGAAACCATTAATACATTTGTTCGTAAAGGCTTGAAAGAAGATTTACCAGATGTATACTCTGTTTTAGATAACTTCCACTGGACAGCAGAAGATTTAGAAAGCGTAATGCTAGAAGTAATGGATGGTAAAGATCCAAAAGACGCTGCGAAAGAATGGGTAGAAGCTAATCCAGATAAGGTAGCTGAATGGACAAAAGATGTAAAGAAATAA
- a CDS encoding GNAT family N-acetyltransferase, translating to MIECINTERLQLRKMVKADAKHLLAIWSDPDVTKYMNITYFTHEDQALEMIELLEQLADQQKALRFTIFEKASNHIIGSCGFNMFDFDHAITEIGYDLAKVHWGKGYATEAITALIDYAFTNLAMNTIVAKVEAANINSIKVLKKLNFIYQGYDDTDNTLQLFTLTNS from the coding sequence TTGATTGAATGTATTAACACTGAAAGATTACAGCTACGAAAAATGGTGAAGGCTGATGCTAAACATTTATTGGCCATTTGGTCAGATCCTGATGTAACCAAATATATGAATATCACTTATTTTACACATGAAGACCAGGCCCTAGAAATGATTGAACTACTGGAACAATTAGCAGATCAACAAAAGGCGCTCCGTTTCACAATCTTTGAAAAGGCATCCAATCATATCATTGGCTCATGTGGCTTTAATATGTTTGATTTTGACCATGCTATCACTGAGATTGGCTATGATTTAGCGAAGGTTCATTGGGGAAAGGGCTATGCAACAGAAGCTATAACTGCTTTAATTGATTACGCCTTTACGAACTTAGCAATGAATACAATTGTTGCAAAAGTTGAGGCTGCAAATATCAATTCTATCAAGGTTTTAAAGAAATTGAACTTTATTTACCAAGGCTATGACGATACTGACAATACGCTTCAATTATTCACTTTAACTAACTCGTAA
- a CDS encoding DMT family transporter, with product MNKQWISVIVAACFEVCWVIGLKHATSVWEWLGTAIAIFVSFYLLIKAGEHLPVGTVYAVFVGLGTAGTVCADSLLFGEPWKLAKIVCIVVLLAGVVGLKLVTGESKDQEVTE from the coding sequence ATGAATAAACAGTGGATAAGTGTCATTGTAGCGGCTTGCTTTGAAGTATGTTGGGTCATTGGTTTAAAGCATGCAACAAGTGTATGGGAATGGCTAGGTACTGCCATTGCTATTTTTGTAAGTTTTTATCTGCTTATTAAGGCAGGGGAGCATTTACCAGTTGGTACGGTTTATGCTGTCTTTGTCGGTTTAGGGACAGCTGGAACTGTTTGTGCGGATAGCTTGTTATTTGGGGAGCCATGGAAATTAGCAAAAATAGTATGTATTGTAGTGTTACTCGCAGGAGTAGTCGGCTTAAAGCTTGTAACTGGAGAGTCAAAGGATCAAGAGGTGACTGAATAA
- a CDS encoding Parvovirus coat protein VP1-like protein has product MNRKRKLGFCYPGYRYCGPGCSGPGEPTNAVDACCKLHDECYTRHGSTRHCDEQFQRCLQPYMNAPNKMARDARLFYRVFDLRNRYF; this is encoded by the coding sequence ATGAATAGAAAACGCAAGCTTGGTTTTTGTTACCCAGGTTATCGGTACTGTGGTCCTGGCTGCTCAGGGCCAGGCGAGCCTACGAATGCAGTGGATGCTTGCTGTAAACTACACGATGAATGCTATACACGCCACGGTAGCACAAGACATTGTGATGAACAGTTTCAACGATGCCTTCAACCGTATATGAATGCACCTAATAAAATGGCGAGAGATGCCAGATTATTCTATCGTGTTTTTGATTTACGCAATCGATACTTTTAA
- a CDS encoding PstS family phosphate ABC transporter substrate-binding protein, which yields MAALIVTLNGSIHFMHLVFTVPVCLFVFFISSMFKWINTKRRRGLLFGAMGIALLIASIKPIQHYYKMSIPTVDAEIDVTAYQPFAQGNKVEKTDAKASLQLSESLPRLDGATALYPLYAAFVEATYPKSDYAPYNSRVQVNRTPEAYQNLITGNVDLIFVAAPSTSQEWQAEKEGLTLNMTPIGREAFVFFVHHKNSVDNLTLEQVKKIYAGEITNWREVGGRDETIRAFQRPADSGSQTALEKLMGNTPLMKAPSEDIVSGMGGIIREVSQYRNYKNAIGFTFRYYSTEMVKNEKIKLLAIDGVVPTKENIQNGTYPLVSEFYAITAGTENHNAQKLIDWILSEEGQVMVEKVGYVPLENH from the coding sequence ATGGCTGCGCTTATTGTTACACTGAATGGAAGTATACATTTTATGCATTTAGTGTTTACCGTGCCTGTTTGTTTATTTGTCTTTTTTATATCTAGCATGTTTAAATGGATCAACACTAAGAGAAGAAGAGGCTTGTTATTTGGTGCTATGGGGATTGCCTTATTGATTGCGTCCATCAAACCGATTCAACATTATTATAAAATGAGTATCCCGACTGTCGATGCAGAAATTGATGTAACGGCCTATCAGCCATTTGCACAGGGCAATAAAGTGGAAAAGACTGACGCAAAAGCATCCTTACAATTATCGGAGTCATTACCACGTTTAGATGGTGCGACGGCTCTGTATCCTTTGTACGCAGCTTTTGTAGAGGCCACTTATCCAAAAAGTGACTATGCTCCGTATAATAGTAGAGTACAAGTTAATCGCACACCTGAAGCTTATCAAAATTTAATTACAGGAAATGTTGATCTTATCTTTGTGGCAGCACCGTCCACCTCACAGGAATGGCAAGCAGAAAAGGAAGGTCTGACGTTAAATATGACACCAATAGGACGAGAGGCATTTGTCTTTTTCGTGCACCATAAAAACAGTGTCGATAATTTAACTCTAGAGCAGGTGAAAAAAATATACGCGGGCGAAATTACCAATTGGCGAGAGGTAGGTGGCAGGGACGAGACAATTCGTGCTTTCCAACGTCCAGCAGATAGTGGCAGTCAAACAGCACTAGAAAAATTGATGGGCAATACGCCATTGATGAAAGCACCTTCTGAAGACATCGTGTCGGGAATGGGAGGAATCATCCGAGAAGTTTCGCAATACCGAAATTATAAAAATGCCATAGGCTTTACGTTTAGATATTATTCGACAGAGATGGTCAAAAATGAAAAAATTAAATTATTAGCTATTGATGGAGTGGTACCGACTAAAGAAAATATTCAAAATGGTACATACCCTTTAGTATCAGAATTTTATGCAATCACAGCAGGAACAGAAAATCACAATGCACAAAAATTAATTGATTGGATTCTTTCTGAGGAAGGGCAAGTCATGGTTGAAAAGGTTGGCTATGTACCACTGGAAAATCATTAA
- a CDS encoding sporulation protein Cse60 yields MAQTTQVVTIQNHDIVQFEHDINRALADLRGFIILDIKYNTLYIGEQTVIHSALIIYEYND; encoded by the coding sequence ATGGCACAAACGACTCAAGTTGTAACAATTCAAAATCATGATATTGTGCAATTTGAACATGATATTAATCGAGCTTTAGCAGATTTACGAGGCTTTATCATACTTGATATCAAATACAATACGCTCTATATTGGTGAGCAGACAGTCATCCATTCGGCATTAATTATTTATGAATATAACGATTAG
- a CDS encoding DUF418 domain-containing protein, giving the protein MNPSVTQKERIISLDIIRGLALFGILFINVGAYQVLIEGGPMPDYSGINGVINTLIDIFIEKKFFSIFSFLFGVGFYIFATRAEARGDRPRWRFARRLLALLIIGIIHIFLFWGSILAIYAVLGFLLLPFYSAKVTTISKWLMAIITLYILALLGQIYMPANTTMSAIYGFVGNDAVSIFIMFLSGFLAAKAGWISHITENMQKVKWLLYVTGPLFIGFSLWIWLASQADDQHIQSILGLGVIPTTYFYLTCLFIILEHKQVVKLLQPIGRVGQMAFTNYLAQSFIGTAIISLMGLEVVSPSDIVVIASIIFIIQIIFSMLWFKFFTIGPFEKLWRYMTYGKRAVTKQ; this is encoded by the coding sequence ATGAATCCATCCGTAACTCAGAAAGAACGAATTATTTCCTTAGACATTATTCGAGGATTAGCGTTATTTGGTATTTTATTTATTAATGTAGGTGCCTACCAAGTTCTTATTGAAGGTGGCCCAATGCCTGATTATAGTGGCATCAATGGTGTAATCAATACACTTATTGATATATTTATCGAAAAGAAATTCTTTTCTATTTTTTCATTCCTGTTTGGTGTTGGTTTTTATATTTTCGCTACTCGTGCAGAAGCGCGTGGAGATAGACCGAGATGGCGCTTTGCAAGACGGTTATTGGCATTATTGATTATTGGTATTATTCATATTTTTCTATTTTGGGGCTCGATCCTAGCCATTTACGCAGTGCTTGGATTTTTATTGCTGCCATTTTATTCAGCAAAAGTGACAACAATTAGTAAATGGTTAATGGCTATTATCACGCTTTATATTCTTGCTTTATTAGGACAAATATATATGCCTGCTAATACTACAATGTCAGCTATTTATGGCTTTGTAGGTAATGATGCCGTCTCTATTTTCATTATGTTTTTAAGTGGTTTTTTAGCAGCAAAAGCCGGCTGGATTAGCCATATAACAGAGAATATGCAAAAAGTGAAATGGCTACTTTATGTGACAGGTCCATTATTTATCGGATTTTCATTATGGATTTGGTTGGCATCGCAAGCAGATGATCAACATATACAATCTATTCTTGGCTTAGGTGTTATTCCGACAACATACTTTTATTTAACATGTTTGTTTATAATATTAGAGCATAAACAAGTAGTGAAACTTCTTCAACCAATCGGACGAGTGGGTCAAATGGCATTTACCAACTATTTAGCACAAAGCTTTATCGGTACTGCTATTATTTCACTAATGGGTTTAGAGGTTGTCTCACCATCAGATATTGTTGTAATAGCGAGCATCATTTTTATTATTCAAATTATTTTTAGTATGCTTTGGTTTAAATTCTTTACAATCGGACCATTTGAAAAGCTATGGCGATATATGACATACGGTAAAAGAGCGGTGACAAAGCAATGA
- the glnA gene encoding type I glutamate--ammonia ligase: protein MKHYTKEDIIRRVKEENVKFIRLQFTDILGTIKNVEVPVSQLEKALDNKVMFDGSSIEGFVRIEESDMYLKPDYNTFVIFPWTAEKGKVARFICDIARPDGTPFEGDPRSNLKRVLKEMEELGFSSFNLGPEPEFFLFKLDDKGHPTLELNDSGGYFDLAPTDLGENCRRDIVLELEGMGFEIEASHHEVAPGQHEIDFKYASAIEACDHIQTFKLVVKTIAAQHGLHATFMPKPLFGVNGSGMHFNLSLFEGDKNAFYDEHADLQLSATARSFMAGVMKHVHGFTAITNPLVNSYKRLVPGYEAPCYVAWSAQNRSPLIRIPAARGLSTRIELRSVDPAANPYLAMAVILASGLDGIRKDLTPPAAVDRNIYKMTEEERELNGIDSLPSSLEYALIELEMDTVVREALGDHIYDKFTAAKEIEWNKYRTRVHNWEREEYLTMY, encoded by the coding sequence ATGAAACATTATACAAAAGAAGATATTATTCGTCGGGTAAAGGAAGAAAATGTGAAATTTATTCGCCTACAATTTACTGATATATTAGGAACAATTAAAAATGTCGAAGTTCCAGTGAGTCAATTAGAAAAGGCTTTAGATAATAAAGTCATGTTTGATGGTTCGTCGATTGAAGGGTTTGTCCGTATAGAGGAATCTGATATGTATTTAAAGCCTGACTATAATACATTCGTAATTTTCCCTTGGACTGCCGAGAAAGGAAAGGTTGCTCGCTTCATTTGCGATATTGCGAGACCAGATGGCACACCGTTTGAGGGAGATCCTCGCTCCAATTTAAAACGTGTATTAAAAGAAATGGAGGAGCTTGGGTTTTCATCCTTTAATCTTGGTCCAGAGCCAGAATTTTTCCTGTTCAAGCTTGATGATAAAGGGCATCCAACACTAGAGTTAAATGATAGTGGCGGATATTTTGATTTAGCACCTACTGATTTAGGAGAGAATTGTCGTCGTGATATCGTCCTAGAGTTAGAGGGGATGGGCTTTGAAATTGAGGCTTCTCATCATGAAGTAGCACCTGGTCAGCATGAAATTGACTTTAAGTATGCCAGTGCCATTGAAGCATGTGATCATATTCAAACGTTTAAATTAGTCGTAAAAACCATTGCTGCACAGCATGGATTACACGCTACGTTTATGCCAAAGCCACTATTTGGGGTCAATGGGTCAGGAATGCATTTTAATCTATCGCTTTTTGAAGGGGATAAAAATGCATTTTATGATGAACATGCGGACTTACAATTAAGTGCAACAGCACGCAGCTTTATGGCGGGGGTAATGAAGCATGTGCATGGCTTTACGGCAATTACGAATCCGCTAGTCAACTCTTATAAAAGATTAGTACCCGGCTATGAGGCGCCATGTTATGTAGCATGGTCTGCTCAAAACCGTTCACCACTCATTCGTATCCCTGCAGCTCGAGGATTGTCTACTCGAATCGAACTACGTTCAGTTGACCCAGCTGCAAATCCTTATTTAGCAATGGCTGTTATTCTTGCATCTGGACTGGACGGTATACGGAAAGATTTAACACCACCTGCAGCAGTGGATCGTAATATTTATAAAATGACAGAGGAGGAGCGTGAGTTAAATGGTATTGATAGCTTACCATCCTCATTGGAATATGCGCTTATTGAATTAGAAATGGATACCGTTGTTCGAGAGGCTCTTGGCGATCATATTTACGATAAATTTACCGCTGCTAAAGAAATTGAGTGGAATAAATATCGTACTCGCGTCCATAACTGGGAGCGTGAGGAGTATTTAACGATGTACTAA
- a CDS encoding YbaK/EbsC family protein, giving the protein MAIEKVRNHLAQWHVEHKIQELEESSATVELAAQALGCEPERIAKSLSFLVNDGAVLIVAAGDAKIDNAKFKAVFGTKAKMLARDDVEKMIGHDVGGVCPFGVNEGVAIYLDDSLKRFTTVFPACGSSNSAIEVTISELETYTPYKEWVDVCKGWND; this is encoded by the coding sequence ATGGCAATTGAAAAAGTACGTAATCATTTAGCACAATGGCATGTTGAGCACAAGATACAAGAATTAGAAGAAAGTTCTGCAACCGTTGAATTAGCTGCACAGGCACTCGGCTGTGAGCCTGAACGTATAGCAAAATCTTTATCCTTTCTGGTGAATGACGGTGCCGTATTAATTGTTGCTGCAGGCGATGCTAAAATCGATAATGCCAAATTTAAAGCGGTCTTTGGGACGAAGGCTAAGATGCTAGCAAGGGATGACGTTGAAAAAATGATTGGGCATGATGTTGGAGGCGTTTGTCCTTTTGGTGTAAACGAAGGGGTGGCCATTTATTTAGATGACTCACTGAAACGCTTCACAACTGTATTTCCAGCATGCGGTAGTAGCAATTCTGCCATAGAGGTAACCATTTCAGAACTCGAAACGTATACTCCCTATAAAGAATGGGTTGATGTATGTAAGGGCTGGAATGATTAA
- a CDS encoding glutathionylspermidine synthase family protein has product MNYTQQRQAFYSKFPHFFPDFEDLEYALYDVLELPKQQIDQLHYATQILWRIFLKVGKQFKHLSCDQLLALGIRPEMIPYIQLDYLQQQSVLARFDFICTEDGHIKCLELNGETPFLVQETFEMNEQLCQHFSFKNPNDVTALQKTLSGALFAAMQYVNDVKKPKIVITGKMATEDYEEYCQVQFIKSCIPFEIEYVPIQKLTIFSSDTSNVSQGLYTPAMEKIDILFRPAHPAEFLIDDIASDGDRIGLQLLELVKKRQLAIINPPAAYVLQSKILLWLIWERRSDPLLFTAEERAAIQQFMLPTYLTAEPFIREDMPYVKKPVYSREGNTVEIYEGSGKKLNASQSSHYDDNLFIYQQYIEMPNITIQLKEGYQSKKWLIGSFVADNRACGLSCRVGNQITEWDSHWLAVGYKE; this is encoded by the coding sequence ATGAATTATACACAACAACGACAAGCATTCTATTCTAAATTTCCCCATTTCTTCCCTGATTTTGAGGATTTAGAGTACGCACTTTATGATGTTTTAGAATTGCCAAAACAACAAATCGATCAACTTCACTATGCCACACAAATACTTTGGCGTATCTTTTTAAAAGTAGGGAAACAATTTAAGCATTTATCGTGCGATCAATTATTAGCCTTAGGAATTCGTCCCGAAATGATACCCTATATTCAACTAGATTATTTACAGCAGCAATCTGTTCTGGCTCGCTTTGACTTTATTTGTACAGAGGATGGTCATATTAAATGTCTAGAGTTGAATGGGGAAACACCTTTTCTTGTACAAGAAACCTTTGAAATGAATGAACAGCTCTGTCAGCATTTTAGTTTTAAAAACCCAAATGATGTGACCGCTTTACAAAAAACGTTGTCAGGTGCACTTTTTGCTGCTATGCAATATGTAAACGATGTTAAAAAGCCAAAGATTGTGATCACCGGAAAAATGGCAACAGAGGATTATGAAGAGTATTGTCAGGTGCAATTTATTAAGAGCTGTATTCCTTTTGAAATTGAGTATGTACCTATTCAGAAACTAACCATTTTTTCTAGTGATACGTCAAATGTGTCTCAAGGTCTTTATACACCTGCTATGGAGAAAATTGATATTTTATTTCGTCCTGCACATCCTGCAGAGTTTTTAATAGATGATATAGCTTCAGATGGGGATCGTATTGGGCTACAATTATTAGAACTTGTCAAAAAGCGACAGCTAGCCATCATTAATCCACCTGCAGCTTATGTCTTACAATCGAAAATCTTATTATGGTTAATATGGGAGCGGAGAAGTGACCCACTACTCTTTACAGCAGAGGAAAGAGCAGCAATTCAGCAATTTATGCTACCTACATATCTTACAGCAGAGCCTTTTATTCGTGAGGATATGCCTTATGTGAAGAAACCTGTTTATTCACGTGAAGGAAATACTGTGGAGATTTACGAAGGTAGTGGGAAGAAACTAAATGCCTCTCAATCCTCCCATTATGATGATAATTTGTTTATTTATCAGCAGTATATAGAGATGCCTAACATAACGATTCAGCTAAAAGAGGGATATCAGTCTAAAAAATGGCTAATCGGTTCATTTGTTGCTGATAATCGAGCGTGTGGTTTAAGCTGTCGCGTCGGCAATCAGATTACTGAATGGGATTCACATTGGTTAGCAGTGGGTTACAAGGAATAG
- a CDS encoding DMT family transporter: MAWMALVIAGLCEMMGVYMISKYNKMKSMKNLGLLIFAFTLSFAGLAYAMETLPMGTAYAIWTGIGAAGGALLGMLFFNESKDWRRIVCIILVLGAAVMLKLLS, encoded by the coding sequence ATGGCATGGATGGCATTAGTGATTGCAGGATTGTGTGAGATGATGGGTGTATATATGATCAGTAAATATAACAAGATGAAAAGTATGAAAAATTTAGGATTACTGATTTTTGCATTTACCTTAAGCTTTGCAGGTCTTGCCTATGCAATGGAAACATTGCCAATGGGTACAGCCTATGCTATTTGGACAGGAATCGGTGCGGCTGGGGGAGCACTGCTAGGAATGCTATTTTTTAATGAATCCAAGGACTGGCGCCGTATTGTTTGTATTATCCTTGTATTAGGGGCGGCAGTCATGTTGAAGTTGTTATCATAA
- a CDS encoding NUDIX hydrolase: MKWLGAAAICLNEENQLLMVLQGTVDEEKTWTVPSGGKEATEDFKACCKREVYEETGYTADIMKEIYYKHNEVVEVRYFQAIITGGQMMIQDPDGLIYDIAWKTKEEVAILPLTFPEDRVFLLSLFK, from the coding sequence ATGAAATGGCTAGGTGCTGCAGCTATTTGTTTGAACGAAGAGAATCAGTTATTAATGGTTTTACAAGGAACTGTTGATGAAGAGAAAACGTGGACTGTCCCATCAGGTGGGAAAGAGGCGACGGAAGATTTTAAGGCTTGCTGTAAAAGGGAAGTTTATGAGGAAACAGGCTATACAGCCGATATTATGAAGGAAATTTATTATAAGCACAATGAAGTAGTGGAAGTTCGCTATTTTCAAGCCATCATAACAGGTGGACAAATGATGATTCAAGATCCCGATGGATTAATTTATGACATCGCATGGAAAACTAAAGAGGAAGTAGCTATTTTACCTCTAACCTTTCCAGAAGATCGGGTATTTCTCTTATCCTTATTTAAATAA
- a CDS encoding AraC family transcriptional regulator: MSWIESIQKAINFMEEHLLEDITIEQIAQEVNSSVFHFQRTFAILTDMSIADYLRRRRLTLAAQELMDTDRKIIDLAYKYGYENPEAFTKAFRKQHYLTPSEARKKQGPLQSYNRLVIQVSLKGAESMKYKIVEKDKFQIVGVKRTYNCQNGENIREIPLFWQEVNQSGLDHQLYQLNNGSIDGVLGVCVPNIKQGQKGFIDYWIATDHVGDVDEGLLAMEVPASKWVVFEVHGPMPDAMQNTWKQIYSEWFPSNPYEPAGTAELEVYPEEDPYSPDSYSEIWIPIK, encoded by the coding sequence ATGAGTTGGATTGAGTCGATTCAAAAGGCCATTAATTTTATGGAAGAACATTTATTAGAGGACATCACGATTGAACAGATTGCACAGGAGGTTAATTCATCTGTCTTTCATTTTCAACGAACGTTTGCAATATTGACGGATATGTCCATTGCGGATTATTTGAGACGAAGAAGATTAACATTAGCTGCACAAGAATTAATGGACACAGACCGGAAAATAATCGATCTCGCCTACAAATATGGCTATGAAAATCCTGAAGCTTTTACAAAAGCGTTTCGTAAGCAGCATTATTTAACGCCAAGTGAAGCTAGAAAGAAACAAGGACCATTACAATCATACAATCGCCTGGTCATCCAGGTAAGCTTGAAGGGAGCAGAATCAATGAAGTATAAAATTGTAGAAAAAGACAAGTTTCAAATTGTTGGTGTGAAAAGAACGTATAACTGTCAAAATGGAGAGAACATAAGAGAAATTCCTTTATTTTGGCAAGAAGTGAATCAGAGTGGCCTTGATCATCAGCTATATCAATTAAATAACGGCAGTATCGATGGCGTATTAGGTGTATGTGTACCAAATATAAAGCAAGGACAAAAGGGATTCATTGATTACTGGATTGCTACTGATCATGTAGGGGATGTTGATGAGGGGCTATTAGCAATGGAAGTCCCTGCATCTAAATGGGTTGTCTTTGAGGTCCATGGACCAATGCCAGATGCGATGCAAAATACATGGAAACAAATTTATTCTGAGTGGTTTCCGTCGAATCCGTACGAGCCAGCAGGGACAGCAGAACTTGAGGTTTACCCGGAGGAAGATCCCTACAGCCCAGATTCATACTCAGAAATTTGGATTCCAATAAAGTAA